One segment of Candidatus Polarisedimenticolia bacterium DNA contains the following:
- a CDS encoding NTP transferase domain-containing protein: MTLAAPKVDAVVLAGTHQDKRRLIQGHNKAFLPLGDHPCLHYVLEALRDSQRVGRIFVVGPSEDLARRLPPAIYGYQSVGEKGRMLDNAFEAYRTAEAALLPRAVSAGAGSLDHLYLFITSDVPLAVPEAIADFVDRGFARERELQERVDFFAGVSDEVALAPFYPAATRRGIYRPYMELKHQRLRLANIYLARPARIRNLEVLQQGFAARKLTQWRSVLRLIRTFLGNPAGVRGAGHVAFLQAVSMLDRAGLPALARIARNRLDLNVIEQTASRMLGCRFISLVSPFGGLSIDIDDEKDYGVIRDNLEAWRRHQRGLLPFFPEEAMEQELPKIPAQAQRRQPPKPAPRESAN; this comes from the coding sequence GTGACCTTGGCTGCCCCGAAAGTGGATGCCGTCGTCCTGGCGGGCACGCACCAGGACAAGCGAAGGCTGATTCAGGGCCACAACAAGGCATTCCTGCCCCTGGGCGATCACCCTTGCCTGCATTACGTCCTCGAAGCGCTGCGGGATTCGCAGCGCGTCGGGCGGATCTTCGTGGTCGGACCCTCCGAGGACCTGGCGCGGCGCCTGCCGCCGGCCATCTATGGCTACCAGTCGGTTGGTGAGAAAGGGCGGATGCTCGACAACGCCTTCGAGGCTTACCGCACCGCGGAGGCCGCTCTCCTGCCTCGCGCGGTATCTGCCGGCGCAGGATCCCTGGACCACCTCTATCTGTTCATCACTTCCGACGTTCCACTTGCCGTCCCCGAGGCGATCGCCGATTTCGTGGATCGCGGGTTCGCCCGCGAGCGCGAGCTGCAGGAGCGGGTCGACTTCTTCGCCGGGGTCTCCGATGAGGTGGCGCTGGCGCCGTTCTACCCGGCCGCGACGCGCCGGGGAATCTACCGCCCCTACATGGAGCTGAAACACCAGCGCCTGAGGCTGGCGAACATCTATCTGGCCCGTCCGGCGCGCATCCGCAACCTCGAGGTGCTGCAGCAGGGTTTCGCAGCGCGCAAGCTGACGCAATGGCGCAGCGTGCTGCGGCTGATCCGGACTTTCCTGGGGAACCCGGCGGGAGTGCGCGGGGCGGGGCACGTCGCCTTCCTGCAGGCGGTGTCGATGCTGGATCGGGCGGGCCTTCCCGCGCTGGCGCGGATCGCCCGGAACCGCCTGGATCTGAACGTCATCGAGCAGACTGCGTCACGGATGCTCGGATGCCGCTTCATTTCTCTCGTCAGCCCCTTTGGCGGGCTGTCGATCGACATCGACGATGAGAAAGACTACGGGGTCATCCGCGACAACCTCGAGGCATGGCGACGGCACCAGCGCGGGCTGCTGCCTTTCTTCCCCGAGGAAGCGATGGAACAGGAGCTCCCGAAGATTCCCGCCCAGGCACAGCGGCGACAGCCGCCCAAGCCCGCCCCCCGCGAATCTGCGAATTAG
- a CDS encoding xanthine dehydrogenase family protein subunit M, translating into MLSGFEYTTPATLNDALELLAESPAGVAPIAGGTDLITQMRTGIAAPRRLVSLASIAELACLEINEDGLRAGALTPLVRIASDPQIRTHWTALAQGAGAAASPQIRNAGTLGGNLCQRPRCWYFRSEDFHCRKKGGNECFALEGENKYHAIFGGDDCRIVHPSDTAPALIAFGAEVSLRSARGDRRLPLESFFALPSADVTRENVLERDEIVAELRVPNPPPGTRSAYLKVKEKDSFDFAMVSCAAVLSFDGDRCTRARLVLGGVAPIPWRCAAAEQLLEDRPLGDDAIAACARAALEGASPLSKNRYKVLMAQAAIRRVLASLASSPD; encoded by the coding sequence GTGCTGAGCGGCTTCGAATACACCACACCCGCCACGCTGAATGACGCGCTGGAGCTGCTCGCGGAATCGCCGGCCGGCGTCGCGCCGATTGCCGGCGGCACCGACCTGATTACGCAGATGCGTACCGGCATCGCCGCGCCGCGGCGTCTGGTGAGCCTGGCCTCAATCGCAGAGCTGGCCTGTCTCGAGATCAACGAGGATGGGCTGCGAGCCGGAGCGTTGACGCCGCTCGTCCGGATCGCGTCCGACCCGCAGATTCGCACGCACTGGACCGCCCTGGCACAAGGGGCTGGCGCGGCGGCCTCTCCGCAAATCCGCAATGCCGGCACGCTGGGCGGCAACCTCTGCCAGCGGCCGCGCTGCTGGTATTTCCGCAGCGAGGATTTCCACTGCCGCAAGAAGGGAGGAAACGAGTGCTTTGCCCTCGAAGGAGAGAACAAGTACCACGCCATCTTCGGAGGCGATGACTGCCGGATCGTCCACCCCTCCGACACCGCTCCGGCGCTCATCGCTTTCGGCGCCGAGGTGAGCTTGCGATCTGCGCGCGGGGACCGCCGGCTGCCGCTGGAGAGCTTCTTTGCCTTGCCGTCAGCCGACGTCACGCGCGAGAACGTCCTCGAGCGCGATGAGATCGTCGCCGAGCTGCGGGTCCCGAATCCTCCGCCCGGGACACGCTCCGCCTACCTCAAGGTCAAGGAGAAGGATTCCTTCGATTTCGCGATGGTCTCCTGCGCCGCGGTATTGAGCTTCGATGGCGACCGGTGCACACGCGCCCGCCTCGTTCTCGGGGGCGTCGCCCCCATCCCCTGGCGCTGCGCGGCGGCCGAGCAGCTCCTGGAAGACCGCCCTCTCGGTGACGACGCCATCGCCGCCTGCGCGAGGGCGGCGCTCGAAGGAGCGTCTCCCCTCTCGAAGAACCGCTACAAAGTGCTCATGGCGCAGGCAGCCATCCGCCGCGTCCTTGCGAGCCTGGCCTCCTCGCCAGATTGA